One genomic window of Moorella glycerini includes the following:
- the remA gene encoding extracellular matrix/biofilm regulator RemA, with protein sequence MDIKLINIGFGNIVSARRIVAIVSPESAPIKRIIQEARDRGMLIDATYGRRTRAVIITDSDHIILSAVQPETVAHRMSSREPINTSEEAEE encoded by the coding sequence ATGGACATCAAATTAATTAATATTGGCTTTGGCAACATTGTTTCCGCCCGGCGCATAGTAGCCATTGTCAGCCCCGAGTCCGCACCCATTAAACGAATTATCCAGGAAGCCCGCGACCGCGGCATGTTAATTGATGCCACCTATGGCCGCCGGACCAGGGCGGTGATTATTACCGACAGCGATCATATCATCCTGTCGGCCGTCCAGCCGGAAACGGTGGCCCACCGCATGTCTTCCCGGGAACCTATTAATACAAGTGAGGAAGCGGAAGAATAA
- a CDS encoding IS1634 family transposase has product MFPRIITTRRGGHTYHYLVLVESYREKGKVKQRQVGHLGNIDQYSQEEIQRLINKLREFLKEDELGTVKDLQTFGTKHYGIPYVVNFFWERLDLDAFFKNYLQNRQVEMDVALCTKIMILNRLIAPKSKLGVSQWLRQIYLPELEEKQPELHHFYRTLDVLEEMKDYLERHLYNRLTDLLSYQLNLVFYDLTSSYFEGTHCPLARFGYSRDHRPDCRQINIGLLVTPEGMPIAHQVFEGNIPDKVTVAGAIEQLKQKFAIKSCIFVGDRGMLTSHNLEELKEANFRYILGFHKRGREVSDELLARYQNLEEYQLIDGDNPLFYVEVPPEQVQAPPKENLVEGEEEEKENFEPPVRYILCHNPLKAQEDYEFRVKAIEEARIKLQELKDRLARETPRRGRKPTTKGVMLKAAAILNKKGLAPIFDITYDGKSFNFEINEPALAKEALRDGKFLIQTNADLPAEEVIAAYKNLLQVETAFRHIKDFIRLRPIYHYNESRVKGHIFICVLAYLFEKWLEVIHRRYIEDEIFKAKQIPDPESQERELRRWKVAHKSGRRILELLEEIKAVDQQFLDKRIYSITQPGQSQSELLKILGLPLPPKILTFR; this is encoded by the coding sequence TTGTTCCCCCGTATTATCACTACCAGGCGCGGCGGCCATACCTACCATTATCTGGTCCTGGTAGAATCCTACCGGGAAAAAGGCAAGGTAAAACAGCGCCAGGTTGGGCATTTAGGCAACATCGACCAGTATTCCCAGGAAGAGATACAGCGGCTTATTAATAAACTGCGGGAATTCCTTAAGGAAGATGAGCTGGGCACTGTTAAGGACCTCCAGACCTTCGGCACCAAGCATTATGGTATCCCCTATGTGGTGAATTTTTTCTGGGAGCGACTGGACCTGGACGCCTTCTTTAAAAACTATCTCCAAAATCGTCAAGTAGAGATGGATGTGGCCTTATGCACCAAGATTATGATTTTAAACCGCCTCATCGCTCCTAAAAGCAAGCTTGGAGTATCCCAATGGTTAAGGCAAATTTACCTGCCGGAACTGGAAGAGAAACAGCCTGAGTTGCATCATTTTTACCGTACTCTTGACGTCCTGGAAGAAATGAAGGATTATCTGGAACGCCACTTGTACAACCGGCTTACGGATCTCTTGAGTTATCAGCTTAACCTGGTGTTTTACGACTTGACCAGCAGCTACTTTGAAGGTACCCATTGCCCCCTGGCCAGGTTCGGTTATTCCCGCGACCACCGGCCGGACTGCCGGCAAATTAATATTGGCCTCCTGGTGACTCCGGAAGGCATGCCTATTGCCCACCAGGTATTTGAAGGTAATATACCTGATAAAGTAACCGTGGCTGGCGCCATCGAACAACTTAAGCAAAAGTTTGCCATCAAGAGCTGTATTTTCGTGGGCGACCGGGGTATGCTGACCAGTCATAATTTAGAAGAACTCAAGGAGGCTAACTTCCGTTATATCCTGGGCTTTCATAAACGCGGCCGGGAAGTGAGCGATGAACTACTGGCCAGGTACCAAAACCTCGAAGAATACCAGCTAATAGACGGCGATAACCCCCTCTTTTATGTGGAAGTACCACCAGAGCAGGTACAGGCTCCCCCTAAAGAAAACTTGGTAGAGGGAGAAGAGGAAGAAAAGGAAAACTTCGAGCCTCCGGTTCGCTATATCCTTTGCCACAATCCTCTCAAAGCCCAAGAGGATTATGAATTTCGGGTCAAAGCGATAGAAGAAGCCAGGATAAAATTGCAAGAGCTGAAAGACAGGCTGGCCCGGGAAACCCCGCGGCGGGGGCGCAAGCCTACCACAAAAGGAGTCATGCTTAAAGCAGCTGCTATCCTTAACAAGAAGGGCCTTGCTCCAATTTTTGATATTACTTATGACGGCAAGTCTTTCAACTTTGAAATTAATGAGCCGGCTCTGGCTAAAGAGGCTTTGCGGGACGGCAAATTTTTAATCCAGACTAATGCTGACCTGCCAGCTGAGGAGGTAATTGCCGCCTATAAAAACCTGCTCCAGGTAGAAACCGCCTTTCGCCATATCAAGGACTTCATTCGCTTGAGGCCTATCTACCACTACAACGAAAGTCGGGTTAAGGGACACATCTTTATATGTGTGCTGGCTTATCTCTTTGAAAAATGGCTGGAGGTGATACATCGCCGATATATTGAAGATGAGATTTTTAAGGCGAAACAAATCCCTGATCCTGAAAGTCAAGAAAGAGAGTTACGCCGCTGGAAGGTTGCCCATAAAAGCGGCCGCCGTATCCTGGAATTATTAGAAGAGATAAAGGCTGTTGACCAGCAGTTTCTTGATAAGCGGATTTATAGTATCACCCAGCCCGGACAAAGCCAGAGTGAATTGTTAAAAATTTTGGGCCTTCCACTTCCACCTAAAATTTTAACCTTCAGGTAG
- a CDS encoding YdcF family protein: protein MLKKVIIATVLAIVITTGFMYGYIEWYGRNLEPQRADVIIVLGAAVWKNGPSPALLERISLAEDLYHEGYAPAIITTGGTGAWNPTPEGTVARLTLIARGIPAGVVHEEINSHSTRDNLVEAQKIMLRYGWKRAIIVTHDYHLLRATTEAQRLGIEASGAGVHKTAMFRPPLVLREVIANLVRTVV, encoded by the coding sequence ATGCTTAAAAAAGTAATCATCGCCACGGTTCTAGCCATCGTTATAACTACCGGTTTCATGTATGGTTATATCGAGTGGTACGGGCGAAACCTGGAGCCGCAGCGTGCTGATGTCATCATCGTGCTGGGCGCCGCCGTTTGGAAGAATGGTCCCAGCCCGGCTTTGCTGGAACGCATCTCCCTGGCCGAGGATCTCTATCACGAGGGATATGCGCCGGCGATAATAACGACCGGCGGTACCGGCGCCTGGAATCCAACCCCCGAAGGTACAGTTGCCCGCTTAACCCTGATCGCTCGCGGTATACCTGCTGGTGTTGTTCACGAGGAAATCAACTCGCACAGTACCAGAGACAACCTGGTCGAGGCCCAAAAAATTATGCTCAGGTACGGGTGGAAGAGAGCTATTATTGTCACCCATGATTATCACCTGCTGCGGGCAACCACCGAGGCGCAGCGGTTGGGCATAGAAGCTTCAGGCGCCGGGGTCCACAAAACGGCTATGTTTAGACCCCCGCTGGTATTACGGGAGGTAATCGCGAACCTGGTCAGAACCGTTGTTTGA
- a CDS encoding FAD-binding oxidoreductase: MQASLQQELARIVGKDRVLASPEDLLCYSYDGTFVAYKPDVVVKPASTEQVARVLELACREGIPVHPRGAGTGLSGGSVPRGGGIALVMTAMNTIYEINPEDMLAVAGPGVITAELHRAVEERGLFYPPDPGSAEFCTLGGNVAECAGGPRALKYGVTRDYILGLEVVLADGRVVHPGGRTVKNVTGYDLCRLFTGSEGTLGVITKITLRLIPKPQAVKTILAAFKDLVQTGEAVNAILSAGIIPRTLEIMDSVSIAIVEQFSPCGLPREAAAVLLIETDGDREQAQREAERVVKVLKEVGSAEIRLAADAREAGELWRARRAVSPAITRIKPTKIAEDATVPRSQVPAMIRRLGQIREKYQIDLVIFGHAGDGNLHPNIACDCRDAGEMQRVEKAIAEIFQAALELGGTLSGEHGIGLLKAPFLMAELGEAGYQAMRDIKRSLDPKNILNPHKIFSG; this comes from the coding sequence TTGCAAGCTTCCCTACAGCAAGAGCTGGCAAGGATTGTCGGGAAGGACCGGGTGCTGGCGTCACCCGAAGATCTCCTTTGCTATTCTTATGACGGTACTTTTGTGGCCTACAAGCCGGATGTGGTAGTTAAGCCGGCCAGTACCGAACAGGTGGCCAGGGTCCTGGAATTGGCTTGCCGGGAGGGCATACCGGTCCACCCCCGCGGCGCTGGCACGGGCTTGAGCGGCGGATCGGTACCCCGGGGCGGGGGTATAGCCCTGGTAATGACGGCCATGAACACCATTTATGAGATTAACCCCGAGGACATGCTGGCCGTAGCCGGTCCGGGGGTAATTACCGCTGAACTGCACCGGGCGGTAGAAGAAAGGGGGCTTTTCTATCCCCCGGACCCCGGCAGTGCGGAGTTCTGCACTCTTGGTGGCAACGTTGCCGAGTGCGCCGGGGGGCCCCGCGCCCTCAAGTATGGTGTCACCAGGGATTATATCCTGGGCCTGGAAGTGGTGCTGGCCGACGGCCGGGTAGTCCACCCGGGGGGCCGGACGGTCAAAAACGTCACCGGCTATGACCTTTGCCGGCTGTTTACCGGCTCTGAAGGAACCCTGGGGGTCATTACCAAAATTACCCTGCGCCTTATTCCCAAGCCCCAGGCCGTAAAAACCATCCTGGCAGCCTTTAAGGACCTGGTGCAGACAGGTGAAGCAGTCAATGCCATCCTCAGCGCCGGGATCATACCCAGGACCCTGGAGATTATGGACAGTGTCTCCATTGCCATCGTGGAACAGTTCAGCCCCTGCGGTTTACCCCGGGAAGCAGCGGCCGTGCTCCTTATCGAAACAGATGGCGACAGGGAGCAGGCTCAAAGGGAAGCCGAAAGGGTAGTAAAGGTGCTGAAGGAAGTGGGAAGTGCCGAAATTAGGCTGGCCGCCGATGCCCGGGAAGCAGGAGAATTATGGCGGGCACGACGGGCCGTCTCCCCGGCCATAACCCGGATTAAACCCACCAAAATTGCCGAGGATGCCACCGTTCCCCGCAGCCAGGTGCCGGCCATGATCCGGAGGCTGGGGCAAATACGGGAGAAATACCAGATTGACCTGGTCATCTTTGGCCATGCCGGTGACGGCAACCTTCACCCCAACATTGCCTGTGATTGCAGGGATGCCGGAGAAATGCAGCGGGTGGAAAAGGCCATCGCCGAAATCTTCCAGGCCGCTCTAGAACTGGGGGGGACCCTTTCAGGAGAACACGGCATCGGCCTCCTCAAGGCACCTTTTCTGATGGCAGAACTGGGAGAGGCAGGTTACCAGGCCATGCGGGATATTAAGAGGTCCCTGGACCCGAAGAACATCCTGAACCCCCACAAGATTTTCTCCGGGTGA
- the rpoZ gene encoding DNA-directed RNA polymerase subunit omega, producing the protein MKQPSLDQLEKRVGSKYALAVLAAKRARTLTEGQFANLYPKGTKPVTVALMEIAEGKIRYEWGKKKA; encoded by the coding sequence TTGAAACAGCCATCCCTGGATCAACTGGAAAAGCGAGTTGGCAGCAAATACGCCCTGGCGGTCCTGGCCGCCAAGAGGGCGCGGACGCTGACGGAAGGGCAGTTTGCCAACCTGTACCCTAAGGGGACCAAGCCAGTAACAGTAGCCCTCATGGAGATCGCGGAAGGCAAGATAAGATACGAGTGGGGCAAGAAGAAAGCGTGA
- the dapF gene encoding diaminopimelate epimerase, whose amino-acid sequence MHFVKMHGLGNDFVLVNALEGKEKALGDLPALARRACHRRFGIGADGLILVLPSARADLRMRIFNPDGSEPEMCGNGIRCFARYAYEAGLVRGPEIKVETLAGIIKPRLILNGDQVAGVRVDMGEPRLERGQIPMAGEGSPVVEEPVTVAGTTWRGTCVSMGNPHCVFFVEDVERAPVTTVGPAVENHPLFPQRTNVEFIEVLNPGELKMRVWERGAGETMACGTGACAAAVAGVLTGRSNREVTVHLAAGDLQIEWSRKNNHVYMTGPAVEVFRGHFPLHEE is encoded by the coding sequence TTGCATTTTGTCAAGATGCATGGCCTGGGTAATGATTTTGTCCTGGTAAACGCCCTGGAAGGAAAAGAAAAAGCACTGGGTGATTTACCAGCCCTGGCGCGGCGGGCCTGCCACCGCCGTTTTGGTATTGGCGCCGATGGGCTGATCCTGGTGTTGCCTTCAGCCCGGGCGGACTTAAGGATGCGGATTTTTAACCCCGACGGCAGCGAGCCGGAGATGTGCGGCAACGGTATCCGCTGCTTTGCGCGCTATGCCTATGAAGCGGGGCTGGTGCGGGGACCGGAAATCAAGGTGGAAACCCTGGCCGGGATTATAAAGCCCCGGCTGATCCTCAATGGTGATCAAGTAGCCGGCGTCCGCGTAGACATGGGCGAGCCTCGCCTGGAGCGGGGCCAGATTCCCATGGCCGGCGAAGGTTCACCGGTGGTGGAGGAGCCGGTGACGGTGGCCGGGACCACCTGGCGGGGAACCTGTGTTTCTATGGGAAATCCCCATTGCGTTTTTTTTGTTGAGGATGTTGAGAGGGCTCCCGTGACTACGGTAGGGCCGGCGGTAGAAAACCACCCCCTCTTTCCCCAGCGCACCAACGTCGAGTTCATCGAAGTCCTGAACCCCGGCGAGCTAAAAATGCGCGTCTGGGAGCGGGGAGCCGGGGAAACCATGGCCTGCGGTACCGGCGCCTGCGCTGCCGCCGTCGCCGGCGTCCTCACCGGCCGCAGCAACCGGGAAGTGACGGTCCACCTGGCCGCCGGTGACCTGCAAATCGAATGGTCGAGGAAGAATAACCATGTTTACATGACCGGGCCGGCAGTAGAAGTCTTCCGGGGCCATTTCCCCCTCCATGAGGAGTAA
- the coaBC gene encoding bifunctional phosphopantothenoylcysteine decarboxylase/phosphopantothenate--cysteine ligase CoaBC, whose amino-acid sequence MGQEESVKVLEGKTVILGVCGGIAAYKAAELCRLLVQEGATVRVIMTAGATEFITPLTFSTLAGQPALTAIFGAGSGGPLTHIDLANKADLFLVAPATANILAKLATGLADDLLSTTALAVNCPTLVAPAMNVNMYAKAAVQENLATLKRHGWGIIEPEEGFLACGTTGKGRLASLERIVAACRRALAPQDYRDLVVLVTAGGTREPLDPVRYIGNYSSGKMGYALARAAWERGARVTLITASPLPPPPEVEVVRVQTAAEMLAALEERFTGADIVLKAAAVADFRPVARAAQKIKKGQQGELIIHLEPTVDILACLSRMKERQILVGFAAETEDLLANAGQKLRDKQLDLIVANDVTRPGAGFGSETNIVTFLFPGGRKEELPQLPKLEVAHRILDAVTTLSRFPGRRTGPEREE is encoded by the coding sequence GTGGGGCAAGAAGAAAGCGTGAAGGTCTTAGAGGGAAAAACCGTCATTTTAGGGGTCTGCGGCGGCATTGCCGCCTACAAGGCGGCCGAGCTCTGCCGGCTTTTGGTCCAGGAAGGAGCTACCGTCCGGGTGATCATGACGGCAGGGGCAACGGAATTTATTACCCCCCTGACCTTCAGCACCCTGGCGGGGCAACCGGCCCTGACGGCAATTTTCGGGGCCGGGAGCGGGGGACCCTTGACCCATATTGACCTGGCTAACAAGGCGGATCTTTTCCTCGTCGCCCCGGCGACGGCCAATATCCTGGCCAAGCTGGCCACCGGCCTGGCCGACGACCTCCTGAGTACCACGGCCCTGGCGGTAAACTGTCCCACCCTGGTGGCTCCGGCCATGAATGTCAATATGTATGCCAAAGCCGCCGTCCAGGAAAACCTGGCGACATTAAAACGGCACGGCTGGGGCATTATTGAACCGGAGGAAGGCTTCCTGGCCTGCGGTACTACGGGCAAAGGCCGGCTGGCCAGTTTGGAGCGTATTGTTGCTGCCTGCCGGCGGGCCCTGGCACCCCAGGATTACAGGGATCTGGTGGTGCTGGTGACTGCCGGGGGCACCAGGGAACCCCTGGACCCGGTCAGGTACATAGGTAATTACAGCTCTGGTAAAATGGGTTATGCCCTGGCCCGGGCGGCCTGGGAGCGGGGCGCCCGGGTGACGCTGATTACTGCCAGCCCGCTACCGCCGCCACCTGAGGTAGAAGTGGTGCGGGTCCAGACGGCAGCCGAAATGCTGGCCGCCCTGGAGGAGCGCTTTACAGGGGCAGATATAGTCCTCAAGGCCGCCGCGGTAGCCGATTTCCGGCCTGTAGCCAGGGCCGCGCAGAAAATCAAAAAGGGACAGCAAGGGGAATTAATTATTCACCTCGAACCCACTGTGGATATCCTGGCTTGCTTAAGCAGGATGAAAGAAAGGCAAATATTAGTCGGCTTTGCTGCCGAAACGGAAGACTTGCTGGCAAACGCCGGGCAAAAGCTCCGGGACAAGCAGTTAGATTTAATCGTTGCCAACGATGTTACCAGGCCCGGAGCAGGTTTTGGCAGCGAAACAAATATTGTCACTTTTCTTTTTCCCGGCGGCCGCAAGGAAGAATTACCGCAGTTACCAAAGCTAGAAGTGGCCCACCGCATCCTGGATGCCGTCACAACTCTGTCGCGCTTTCCGGGGAGGAGAACAGGGCCGGAAAGGGAGGAATAA
- a CDS encoding YicC/YloC family endoribonuclease, with amino-acid sequence MLNSMTGYGRGEASGTGRTVTVEIKAVNQRFLDVVIRLPRLYTALEEKIRQFIKNSLSRGRVEVMVSISEENGEKQRLTVDMGLAMAYYNALKELAQNLAIPADITAEKLLAMPEVVKVAEPEWDEATFWPVVAGALEKALADLLAMRRAEGQRLQADLEARAAYIRRQVEAIRERAPEVPREYAGRLKERVAELAGGLALDPGRLEMEIALLAERADITEEIIRLLSHLEQMVTAMAGTEPAGRRLDFILQEMWREINTIGSKASDLAISNLVVAVKGELEKMREQVQNVE; translated from the coding sequence ATGCTGAACAGTATGACGGGTTATGGCCGGGGTGAAGCCAGCGGCACCGGCAGGACTGTTACCGTAGAGATCAAGGCTGTCAACCAGCGTTTCCTGGATGTGGTGATCCGGCTGCCCCGCCTTTATACGGCCCTGGAAGAAAAGATACGCCAGTTCATTAAAAATAGCCTCAGCAGGGGCCGCGTGGAAGTAATGGTGAGCATCAGCGAAGAAAATGGGGAAAAACAGCGGCTAACCGTTGACATGGGCCTGGCAATGGCGTATTATAATGCTTTGAAGGAATTGGCGCAAAATCTGGCTATTCCGGCGGATATTACCGCCGAGAAGCTATTAGCTATGCCAGAGGTCGTTAAAGTTGCTGAACCGGAATGGGACGAGGCCACCTTCTGGCCGGTAGTAGCCGGGGCTTTAGAAAAAGCCCTGGCGGATTTACTCGCCATGCGCCGGGCCGAAGGGCAACGCCTGCAGGCCGACCTGGAAGCCCGGGCCGCGTATATCCGCCGGCAGGTGGAAGCCATCCGGGAACGGGCGCCGGAAGTACCCCGGGAGTATGCCGGGCGTCTTAAAGAGCGGGTAGCTGAACTAGCCGGTGGCCTGGCCCTGGATCCCGGCCGCCTGGAGATGGAAATAGCCCTGCTGGCTGAACGGGCTGATATCACCGAAGAAATCATCCGCCTTTTAAGTCACCTGGAGCAAATGGTCACGGCCATGGCCGGGACCGAACCGGCCGGGCGGCGGCTGGATTTTATCCTGCAGGAAATGTGGCGGGAAATAAATACCATCGGTTCCAAGGCCAGTGACCTGGCCATTAGTAATCTAGTAGTAGCGGTTAAGGGTGAACTGGAGAAGATGCGCGAACAGGTCCAGAACGTGGAGTAG
- the metK gene encoding methionine adenosyltransferase, translating to MARKLFTSESVTEGHPDKMADRIADAVLDAIYEKDPLARVACECLVSTGLVLVAGQITTDCYVDIPRVARETIREIGYTRAKFGFDCDTCAVVTSIDEQSPDIAMGVNEAWEKKQGVARDELETLGAGDQGMMFGYATRETPEYMPMPIALAHNLTRRLAEVRKERILPYLRPDGKSQVTVEYEDGRPVRVDTVVISTQHRPDIEMTALRDDILETVIKPVIPAEMLDNRTRYFINPTGRFVIGGPQGDTGLTGRKIIVDTYGGMARHGGGALSGKDPTKVDRSAAYAARYVAKNVVAAGLADRCEVQVAYAIGVARPVSISVETYGTGRISDERLVELIQAHFDLRPGAIIRDLDLRRPIYKPVSVYGHFGRSDLDLPWERLDKVEALRADAGL from the coding sequence ATGGCACGCAAGTTATTTACATCCGAATCGGTAACTGAAGGGCATCCTGATAAAATGGCCGACCGCATTGCCGACGCCGTCCTGGATGCCATTTATGAAAAGGACCCCCTGGCCAGGGTGGCCTGCGAGTGCCTGGTCAGTACCGGGCTGGTCCTGGTGGCCGGGCAGATAACCACCGATTGCTATGTGGATATACCGCGCGTGGCCCGGGAAACCATTCGCGAGATTGGCTACACCAGAGCCAAATTTGGCTTTGACTGCGATACCTGTGCTGTGGTCACATCCATTGATGAGCAGTCGCCGGATATTGCTATGGGCGTCAATGAAGCCTGGGAGAAAAAGCAGGGGGTGGCCAGGGATGAATTAGAGACTCTGGGCGCCGGCGACCAGGGAATGATGTTTGGCTATGCTACCCGGGAGACGCCGGAGTATATGCCCATGCCTATTGCCCTGGCCCATAATCTCACGCGCCGGTTGGCTGAGGTGCGCAAAGAAAGGATCCTGCCCTATTTACGGCCGGACGGTAAGTCCCAGGTGACGGTGGAATATGAAGACGGCCGGCCTGTAAGGGTGGATACGGTTGTTATTTCCACCCAGCACCGGCCCGATATCGAGATGACCGCCTTAAGGGACGACATCCTGGAAACCGTCATCAAACCGGTAATTCCGGCAGAGATGCTGGATAACCGGACGAGATATTTTATTAATCCCACCGGGCGCTTTGTCATTGGCGGCCCCCAGGGCGATACCGGCCTCACCGGCCGCAAGATTATTGTCGATACCTACGGTGGTATGGCCCGCCACGGCGGCGGTGCCCTCTCCGGCAAGGACCCCACCAAGGTGGACCGCTCGGCTGCCTATGCGGCCCGCTATGTGGCCAAAAACGTGGTGGCAGCCGGCCTGGCCGACCGCTGCGAGGTGCAGGTGGCCTATGCCATCGGTGTGGCCCGGCCGGTATCCATCAGCGTGGAAACCTACGGGACCGGCAGAATCAGCGACGAGCGGCTGGTAGAATTGATCCAGGCCCACTTTGACCTGAGGCCGGGGGCCATTATCCGCGACCTGGATTTACGCCGCCCCATCTACAAACCGGTATCAGTCTACGGCCACTTCGGCCGGTCGGATCTGGACCTGCCCTGGGAACGGCTGGATAAAGTAGAAGCCCTGCGGGCGGATGCTGGGCTTTAG
- a CDS encoding LL-diaminopimelate aminotransferase: MPEARRIRELPPYLFARIEKKIEEARERGVDIISLGIGDPDLPTPAHIIDKLVEQAHNPENHRYPTSVGMLSFRQAVADWYRNLYNVDLDPRREVVTLIGSKEGIAHISFCYVDPGDINLVPDPGYPVYHIGTLLAGGESYFMPLTAASGFLPDLKEIPSDVARRAKLMFINYPNNPTGAVADLKFFQEVVEFAKNYDLIVCHDAAYSEITYDGYRAPSFLQTPGAKDVGIEFNSVSKPYNMTGWRLGWACGRADVIEALGRLKSNIDSGAFQAVQYAGIAALTGPQDGLAEVRRIYQERRDIIVEGLNSLGWQLEKPKATFYVWAPVPRGYTSAGFAEMVLEKAGVIITPGNGYGNYGEGYFRIALTISKERMQEGIERLRRALGKVEF, translated from the coding sequence ATGCCAGAAGCCAGGCGTATCCGCGAGTTACCACCCTACTTATTTGCCCGCATTGAGAAAAAAATTGAAGAGGCCCGGGAACGGGGAGTTGATATCATCAGCCTGGGTATCGGCGATCCTGATCTCCCTACCCCGGCCCATATCATAGATAAACTGGTAGAACAGGCCCATAATCCCGAAAACCACCGCTACCCCACTTCAGTAGGAATGCTCTCTTTTCGCCAGGCCGTGGCCGACTGGTACCGTAACCTGTACAATGTTGACCTTGATCCCCGCCGGGAAGTAGTAACCCTCATTGGATCCAAAGAGGGTATCGCCCATATCTCCTTCTGCTATGTTGACCCCGGCGATATCAACCTGGTACCCGACCCCGGTTACCCCGTCTACCATATCGGCACCCTGCTGGCCGGCGGGGAATCCTACTTTATGCCCCTCACGGCGGCCAGCGGCTTTTTACCCGACCTTAAGGAGATTCCCAGCGATGTCGCCCGGCGGGCGAAGCTGATGTTTATCAATTACCCCAATAACCCTACCGGTGCCGTGGCCGACCTTAAATTCTTCCAGGAAGTGGTCGAGTTCGCCAAAAACTACGATCTCATTGTCTGCCACGATGCCGCTTATAGCGAAATTACCTACGACGGCTACCGCGCCCCTTCCTTCCTGCAAACTCCCGGGGCTAAAGACGTGGGTATTGAATTTAATTCTGTCTCCAAACCCTATAATATGACCGGCTGGCGCCTGGGCTGGGCCTGCGGCCGCGCCGATGTCATCGAGGCCCTGGGCCGGCTCAAGTCCAACATTGACTCCGGGGCCTTCCAGGCCGTCCAGTATGCCGGCATTGCCGCCCTGACGGGGCCCCAGGACGGTCTTGCTGAAGTCCGGCGCATTTACCAGGAGCGGCGGGACATCATTGTTGAGGGACTTAACTCCCTGGGCTGGCAGCTGGAGAAGCCCAAAGCTACCTTCTACGTCTGGGCGCCGGTACCCAGAGGCTATACTTCGGCCGGGTTTGCCGAGATGGTCCTGGAGAAGGCCGGCGTGATTATAACCCCGGGTAACGGTTATGGTAATTATGGCGAAGGTTATTTCCGTATCGCTTTAACCATCAGCAAAGAACGCATGCAGGAGGGCATTGAACGCCTGCGGCGTGCCTTGGGAAAAGTAGAATTTTAA